A part of Pseudomonas lutea genomic DNA contains:
- a CDS encoding PA3371 family protein, translating to MSKAAISFLILALMAVATDQLLLPSAESLSTLAKAAAGVFASLFIAALFVGRRIKFDPVLRQAKP from the coding sequence ATGTCCAAAGCAGCAATTTCCTTTTTGATTCTGGCCTTGATGGCCGTCGCTACAGATCAGTTGCTGCTTCCCTCCGCGGAAAGTCTGAGCACCTTGGCAAAAGCCGCCGCTGGCGTTTTTGCGAGCCTGTTCATCGCCGCGCTCTTCGTAGGTCGCCGCATCAAATTTGATCCGGTATTGCGCCAAGCCAAGCCTTGA